From the genome of Hippocampus zosterae strain Florida unplaced genomic scaffold, ASM2543408v3 HiC_scaffold_271, whole genome shotgun sequence, one region includes:
- the LOC127594814 gene encoding DDB1- and CUL4-associated factor 7 homolog, whose protein sequence is MYTYQTENNIYAKNVYEIIQLNPANNNFERNARFEHDYSANKVMWYPSVEVGEVDLLATSGEKINIWQVLGNRDYATCAIWDCAQEKLTRQLLMGVYEVYDICFSADGNSFAQVGGDGALRQYDLRSGKSTQLFRTDESNPIVKLAWNRRSTSYIGLGEVDKLEYHKDYVNALCWAPHTETHICSVGDDKLALIWDLKSDKEPEQQRNGPLLEYVSEDSISNLCWSLLQNEWLAISSSDYVQILKV, encoded by the exons ATGTACACCTACCAGACCGAGAACAATATCTAC GCGAAGAATGTCTACGAGATCATCCAGCTCAACCCAGCCAACAACAACTTCGAACGGAATGCGCGGTTTGAGCATGACTACTCGGCCAACAAGGTCATGTGGTACCCGAGCGTGGAGGTGGGGGAGGTCGATCTTCTGGCCACCTCGGGCGAGAAGATCAACATCTGGCAGGTCCTCGGCAACCGGGATT ACGCCACCTGCGCGATCTGGGACTGCGCCCAGGAAAAGCTGACTAGGCAGCTGTTGATGGGGGTATACGAAGTCTACGACATCTGCTTTTCCGCTGACGGGAACAGCTTCGCGCAAGTCGGCGGGGACGGGGCCCTCAGGCAATACGACTTACGGAGCGGCAAGAGCACCCAGCTGTTCCGAACGGACGAAAGCAACCCAATAGTGAAGCTGGCCTGGAACCGCCGGAGCACCAGCTACATCGGCCTG GGCGAGGTCGACAAGCTCGAGTACCACAAGGACTACGTGAACGCCCTCTGCTGGGCGCCCCACACCGAGACCCACATCTGCTCGGTCGGGGACGACAAGCTGGCCCTCATTTGGGACCTCAAGAGTGACAAGGAGCCCGAGCAGCAGCGAAACGGCCCGCTGCTGGAGTACGTCTCGGAGGACAGCATCTCCAACCTGTGCTGGTCCTTGCTCCAGAACGAATGGCTGGCCATCAGCTCCTCGGACTATGTCCAGATTCTTAAGGTGTGA
- the LOC127594813 gene encoding LOW QUALITY PROTEIN: actin-related protein 2-like (The sequence of the model RefSeq protein was modified relative to this genomic sequence to represent the inferred CDS: deleted 1 base in 1 codon; substituted 3 bases at 3 genomic stop codons) produces MERAVVCDPGTGYIKIGYSNETYPSACFPSLVGRPLLRADXMPEGVHLKDVMIGDETSKHRAMLELAYPTSEAVVRNWXDYRLLLGYAFDKIGCKETRGRDIFMTEAVNNPVVNREKLLEMLFEGFEFGRVQVGIQALLSIFAVAETSGMLVDSGDGVTHCIPVQDMYVLKNHVERLNIAGSNITRFLAKLMLRRGYAFNSTADFEVIREIKEKMCMVSHDFMADRQLAQQTTCFEKLNPDQTYTLPDRSTIRLGSXRFEAPEILFNPMIDGQEVPGCAEMIFSSINHCDMDCRKILYGNIILSGGTTIIPGFPTRLNTDIRKLYKEKVLKGASDIKIKISVNDSPSRKYSVFQGAAFVAETTQPKDDIWVLRSAWQEKGARVVHEMANTLRL; encoded by the exons ATGGAGAGGGCGGTGGTCTGCGACCCTGGCACCGGGTACATCAAAATTGGGTATTCTAATGAGACGTACCCTTCTGCCTGCTTCCCTTCGCTGGTCGGCAGGCCCTTGCTCCGGGCCGACTAGATGCCTGAAGGGGTTCATCTCAAGGATGTCATGATTGGCGATGAGACCTCCAAGCATCGAGCCATGCTGGAGCTGGCCTACCCCACCAGCGAGGCCGTGGTCCGCAACTGGTAGGACTACCGGCTTCTGCTGGGCTATGCCTTCGACAAGATCGGCTGCAAGGAAACCCGAGGCAGGGATATTTTCATGACCGAGGCAGTCAACAACCCAGTGGTCAATCGCGAAAAACTACTCGAGATGCTCTTTGAAGGGTTCGAGTTTGGCCGGGTGCAGGTGGGCATCCAGGCCCTCCTGTCGATCTTCGCAGTGGCTGAGACCAGCGGCATGCTGGTCGATAGCGGGGATGGAGTGACGCACTGCATCCCTGTGCAAGACATGTACGTCCTCAAGAACCACGTCGAAAGACTTAACATCGCAGGCTCGAACATAACCCGATTCCTGGCCAAGCTCATGCTGCGCAGAGGCTACGCGTTCAACAGCACTGCTGATTTTGAGGTCATCCGCGAGATCAaggaaaaaatgtgcatggtCAGCCATGACTTCATGGCGGATCGGCAGCTGGCCCAGCAGACCACCTGCTTCGAGAAGTTGAACCCTGACCAG ACGTACACACTGCCGGACCGGTCGACTATCCGCCTCGGCTCCTAGCGCTTTGAGGCCCCCGAAATCCTGTTCAACCCTATGATCGACGGGCAAGAAGTCCCCGGCTGCGCAGAGATGATCTTCTCCTCGATCAACCACTGCGACATGGACTGCCGCAAGATCCTGTACGGCAATATCATCCTGTCAGGAGGGACGACCATCATCCCTGGCTTTCCGACACGCCTGAACACTGACATTCGCAAGCTCTATAAGGAAAAGGTCTTGAAAGGCGCCTCTGACATCAAGATCAAGATCAGTGTCAATGACAGCCCCTCCCGCAAATACTCGGTTTTCCAAGGCGCCGCCTTCGTCGCGGAGACCACCCAGCCGAAAGACGATATCTGGGTGCTGCGCAGTGCATGGCAGGAGAAAGGCGCCCGCGTGGTCCACGAGATGGCCAACACCCTTCGTCTGTGA
- the LOC127594815 gene encoding cysteine protease ATG4D-like — protein MDRLKNTGTNLIYRVKSAMEGYSPSEEVVHLLGRRYDLGQPEEKTRFMESFGNRVWITYRKDLRLKADEEGLLNSDTGWGCMIRVGQMALAEALRRFFGLAEIKDHERLINIIGAFVDHDDGRSERGVYSIQKIAEKARKHYRTCPGEWYSPSTISFILKEIHDELPIKNGEGMGFEVFNNSMLYADQLVQAMTGQQACDCRDIICHRCLMKVPVKPVFFIVLCKVGVQKPLPDCVEVICRLLEHPCSLGMIGGRPGKAHYFLGKTHDNRLFFLDPHYVQSSTSFSELPEKLPSYFCDQIRSISCGSINPSIGLCFYVAELEQLHSLMETFRTLKGNKFLHFAKHTDPCLKRQREEERLKLESTRQQELPQRLDQSALAPSLPIYCP, from the coding sequence ATGGACCGCCTGAAAAACACAGGGACCAACCTGATCTACCGCGTGAAATCGGCCATGGAGGGTTACAGCCCCAGTGAGGAGGTGGTCCATCTGCTGGGCAGGCGCTATGATCTGGGGCAGCCTGAGGAGAAGACGCGGTTCATGGAAAGCTTCGGGAATCGGGTGTGGATTACGTACCGCAAAGATCTGAGGCTGAAGGCGGATGAGGAGGGCCTGCTGAATAGTGACACCGGCTGGGGCTGCATGATCCGGGTCGGGCAGATGGCCCTGGCCGAGGCCCTCCGGCGGTTTTTCGGGCTGGCCGAGATAAAGGACCATGAGCGGCTGATAAACATCATCGGGGCCTTCGTAGACCACGACGATGGTCGCAGCGAGCGAGGCGTGTACTCCATCCAAAAGATCGCAGAGAAGGCCAGGAAGCACTACCGCACCTGCCCAGGCGAGTGGTACTCCCCCTCGACCATTTCCTTCATCCTCAAGGAAATCCACGACGAGCTGCCGATCAAGAACGGCGAGGGCATGGGGTTCGAAGTGTTCAACAACTCGATGCTGTACGCGGACCAGCTTGTCCAGGCGATGACTGGCCAGCAGGCCTGCGACTGCAGAGACATCATCTGCCACAGGTGTCTGATGAAGGTGCCTGTCAAGCCTGTCTTTTTTATAGTTCTCTGCAAGGTGGGCGTGCAGAAGCCTCTGCCCGACTGCGTGGAGGTGATCTGCAGGCTGCTGGAGCATCCCTGCAGTCTGGGCATGATCGGAGGCCGGCCTGGCAAGGCCCACTACTTTCTCGGCAAGACCCACGACAACCGGCTGTTCTTCCTCGATCCCCATTACGTCCAGAGCTCGACCTCCTTCAGCGAACTGCCAGAAAAGCTGCCCTCGTACTTCTGCGACCAGATCCGCAGCATCAGCTGTGGCAGCATCAACCCCTCGATCGGGCTGTGCTTTTACGTGGCAGAGCTGGAGCAACTGCATTCGCTGATGGAAACCTTTCGGACCTTGAAGGGAAATAAGTTCCTGCATTTTGCGAAGCATACCGATCCCTGCCTAAAGCGCCAGCGCGAGGAAGAAAGGCTCAAGCTCGAAAGCACCCGCCAGCAGGAGCTGCCGCAAAGACTGGACCAAAGCGCCCTCGCACCCAGCCTCCCCATCTACTGCCCCTAA